A window from Gallus gallus isolate bGalGal1 chromosome 5, bGalGal1.mat.broiler.GRCg7b, whole genome shotgun sequence encodes these proteins:
- the LRP4 gene encoding low-density lipoprotein receptor-related protein 4 isoform X3, with translation MLPTCSPLDFHCDNGKCIRRSWVCDGDNDCEDDSDEQDCPPRECEEDEFSCQNGYCIRSLWHCDGDNDCGDNSDEQCDMRKCSEKEFRCSDGSCIAEHWFCDGDTDCKDGSDEENCPSDVPAATCSLEEFQCAYGRCILDIYHCDGDDDCGDWSDESDCSSHQPCRSGEFMCNSGLCINAGWRCDGDSDCDDQSDERNCTTSMCTADQFRCKSGRCVRLSWRCDGEDDCSDNSDEENCENTGTPQCAPDQFLCGNGRCIGQRKLCNGANDCGDGSDESPHQNCRPRTGEENCNVNNGGCAQKCQMVRGMVQCTCHTGYRLLEDGRSCQDVNECAEEGYCSQGCTNSEGGFQCWCEQGYELRPDKRSCKALGPEPVLLFANRIDIRQVLPHRSEYTLLLNNLENAIALDFHHSKELVFWSDVTLDRIMRANLNGSNVEEVVSTGLESPGGLAIDWIHDKLYWTDSGTSRIEVANLDGTHRKVLLWQNLEKPRAIALHPMEGTIYWTDWGNTPRIEYSNMDGSNRRIIADTHLFWPNGLTIDYAGHRMYWVDAKHHVIERADLDGRNRKAVISQGLPHPFAITVFEDSLYWTDWHTKSINSANKFTGKNQEIIRNKLHFPMDIHTLHPQRQPAAGRNRCGANNGGCTHLCLPSSKDYTCACPTGFRKTSSHACAQSLDKFLLFARRMDIRRISFDTDDLSDDVIPLADVRSAVALDWDSKDDYVYWTDVSTDSISRAKWDGSGQEVVVDTSLESPAGLAIDWVTNKLYWTDAGTDRIEVSNTDGTMRTVLIWENLDRPRDIVVDPVGGFMYWTDWGANPKIERAGMDASNRLVIISSNLTWPNGLAIDYESQRLYWADAGMKTIEYASLDGSNRKVLIGSNLPHPFGLTLYGERIYWTDWQAKSIQSADRRTGQARETLQDNLENLMDIHVFHRHRPPVRTPCEVNNGGCSHLCLLAPLPKGYSCTCPTGINLQSDGKTCSTGMTSFLIFARRTDIRMVSLDIPYFADVVVSVNVTMKNTIAIGVDPHEGKVYWSDSTLRKISRAALDGSKFEDIITTGLLTTDGLAVDAIGRKIYWTDTGTNRIEVGNLDGSMRKVLVWQNLDSPRAIALYHEMGYMYWTDWGENAKLERSGMDGSGRVVLISNNLGWPNGLAVDKAGSQLLWADAHTERIEAADLNGANRRTLLSPVQHPYGLTLLDSYIYWTDWQTRSIHRADKDSGANVILVRANLPGLMDIQAVDRARPLGFNKCGVRNGGCSHLCLPHPTGFSCACPTGIQLKRDEQTCDSSPETYLLFSSRASIRRISLDTSDHTDVHIPVPELNNVISLDYDSVDGKIYYTDVFLDVIRRSDLNGSNMETVIGQGLKTTDGLAVDWVARNLYWTDTGRNTVEVARLDGSSRKVLINNSLDEPRAIAVFPKKGYLFWTDWGHIAKIERANLDGSERKILINTDLGWPNGLTLDYDTRRIYWVDAHLDRIESCDLNGKLRQVLVSQVSHPFALTQQDRWIYWTDWQTKSIQRVDKYSGRNKETVLANVEGLMDIIVVSPQRQTGTNACGVNNGGCTHLCFARASDFVCACPDEPDGRPCSTVPGVVPFGPEITSERSQTPPGRIGTSTSKPLTSLEEEEGNCSDKDARRGLCTHANEAVLATMGEGLHVSYIIGGLLSILFILLLIASLIIYRHNKSKFTDPGLGNLTYSNPSYRTSTQEVKIERIPKPTMYNQLCYKKETGPDHSYTKEKIKIVEGICLLSSDDSEWDDLKQIRSSRGGILRDHVCMKTDTVSIQASSGSLDDTETEQLLQEEQSECSSVNTAAATPERRGSLPDTGWKHQRKPSTESEV, from the exons A TGCTGCCCACTTGCTCCCCCTTGGACTTCCACTGTGACAACGGGAAGTGCATCCGCCGGTCGTGGGTCTGCGATGGAGACAACGACTGTGAGGATGATTCTGATGAACAGGACTGCC CGCCACGAGAATGTGAGGAAGATGAGTTCTCGTGTCAGAACGGGTATTGCATCCGCAGCCTGTGGCACTGCGATGGTGACAATGACTGTGGAGACAACAGTGACGAACAGTGTG ATATGAGGAAATGCTCAGAGAAGGAGTTCCGTTGCAGCGATGGCAGCTGCATAGCTGAGCACTGGTTCTGTGATGGTGACACAGACTGCAAAGATGGTTCGGATGAAGAGAATTGCC CATCAGATGTTCCAGCTGCCACCTGCAGCTTGGAGGAATTCCAGTGTGCATATGGACGGTGCATCTTGGACATCTACCACTGTGATGGCGACGATGACTGTGGGGACTGGTCTGATGAATCTGACTGCT CATCTCACCAGCCATGTCGCTCCGGGGAGTTCATGTGCAACAGTGGCTTGTGTATTAATGCTGGTTGGCGGTGTGATGGAGACTCTGACTGTGATGACCAGTCTGATGAGAGGAACTGCA CTACATCTATGTGTACAGCTGACCAGTTCCGCTGTAAATCAGGGCGCTGTGTCCGTTTGTCCTGGCGTTGTGATGGGGAAGATGACTGCTCTGACAACAGTGATGAGGAGAATTGTGAAAATACAG GGACCCCTCAGTGTGCTCCAGACCAGTTCCTGTGTGGGAATGGGCGTTGCATTGGCCAACGGAAGCTCTGCAATGGTGCAAATGATTGTGGAGATGGCAGCGATGAGAGCCCGCATCAAAACTGCC GTCCACGAACAGGGGAGGAGAACTGCAATGTCAACAATGGTGGCTGTGCTCAGAAGTGCCAGATGGTACGAGGGATGGTGCAGTGCACCTGCCATACAGGTTACAGGCTTCTGGAAGATGGCCGGTCATGCCAAG ATGTGAATGAATGTGCTGAGGAAGGTTACTGCAGCCAAGGCTGTACCAACAGTGAAGGTGGTTTCCAGTGCTGGTGTGAGCAAGGCTATGAGCTGCGCCCTGACAAGCGTAGCTGCAAAGCTCTAG GGCCAGAGCCAGTGCTGCTCTTTGCCAATCGAATTGATATCCGGCAAGTGTTACCACATCGCTCAGAGTATACACTGCTCCTGAACAACTTGGAAAATGCCATTGCCCTTGACTTCCACCACAGCAAGGAGCTGGTATTTTGGTCTGATGTCACTCTGGACCGCATAATGAGGGCCAATCTGAATGGTAGCAACGTGGAAGAAGTGGTTTCTACAGGTCTGGAGAGCCCAG GTGGACTTGCTATTGACTGGATACATGACAAATTGTACTGGACAGACTCTGGAACATCTCGAATTGAAGTAGCAAACTTGGATGGTACTCACAGGAAGGTGCTTTTGTGGCAGAACCTGGAGAAACCCCGGGCGATTGCCCTCCATCCTATGGAGGG CACAATCTACTGGACTGACTGGGGCAACACTCCCCGCATTGAGTATTCCAACATGGATGGCTCTAATCGGCGCATCATTGCGGATACGCACCTATTCTGGCCCAATGGGCTGACCATTGACTATGCAGGGCATCGGATGTACTGGGTGGATGCCAAACACCATGTAATCGAGAGGGCTGACCTTGATGGACGGAATAGGAAAGCTGTTATTAGCCAAG GCCTTCCACACCCATTTGCTATCACCGTGTTTGAGGACAGTTTGTACTGGACAGACTGGCACACCAAGAGCATTAACAGTGCCAACAAATTCACAGGCAAGAACCAGGAGATCATCCGAAACAAACTCCACTTCCCCATGGACATCCACACACTGCATCCTCAGCGTCAGCCAGCAG CAGGGAGAAACCGCTGTGGGGCCAACAATGGGGGCTGTACACACCTGTGCCTGCCGAGCAGCAAGGATTATACCTGCGCCTGCCCCACTGGCTTCCGCAAGACCAGCAGCCATGCCTGTGCTCAGA GTCTTGACAAGTTCCTGCTTTTTGCCCGAAGGATGGACATCCGTCGGATCAGCTTTGACACAGATGACCTGTCAGATGATGTCATCCCCCTTGCTGATGTGCGCAGCGCAGTGGCTCTGGACTGGGACTCAAAGGATGACTATGTCTACTGGACAGATGTTAGCACCGACTCAATCAGCCGAGCAAAATGGGATGGATCAGGACAGGAG gtTGTGGTGGATACCAGCCTGGAAAGTCCAGCTGGACTGGCAATTGACTGGGTCACCAACAAACTATACTGGACTGATGCAG GAACAGATCGAATAGAAGTCTCCAACACAGATGGGACCATGAGGACTGTTCTGATCTGGGAGAACCTAGACAGACCTAGAGATATTGTAGTGGACCCTGTTGGAGG GTTCATGTACTGGACTGACTGGGGAGCCAACCCAAAAATTGAGCGTGCTGGTATGGATGCTTCAAATCGCTTGGTGATCATTTCCTCCAACTTGACATGGCCTAATGGCTTGGCCATTGACTATGAGTCACAGCGCTTGTACTGGGCAGATGCAGGCATGAAGACCATTGAGTATGCCAGTCTGGATGGCAGCAACAGGAAG GTGCTGATTGGGAGCAATCTACCTCACCCATTTGGACTTACTCTTTATGGCGAGAGAATCTACTGGACAGACTGGCAGGCCAAAAGCATCCAGAGCGCAGATAGAAGGACTGGGCAGGCACGGGAAACGCTACAGGACAATCTGGAGAATCTTATGGATATTCATGTTTTCCACCGGCATAGGCCACCAG TACGTACACCATGTGAAGTTAACAATGGAGGCTGCAGTCACCTGTGCCTTCTGGCACCTCTTCCGAAAGGTTATAGCTGTACCTGTCCTACTGGGATCAACCTACAGTCTGATGGCAAGACGTGCTccactg GAATGACCAGCTTTCTGATCTTTGCCAGAAGGACTGACATACGGATGGTCTCTCTGGATATTCCCTACTTTGCAGATGTCGTCGTTTCAGTCAATGTCACCATGAAAAACACCATTGCAATTGGAGTGGATCCTCATGAAG GAAAGGTTTACTGGTCAGACAGCACACTGCGAAAAATAAGCCGGGCTGCCCTTGATGGCTCCAAATTTGAGGACATCATCACTACAG GTCTGTTGACTACAGATGGGCTGGCCGTGGATGCTATTGGCAGAAAGATATATTGGACAGATACAGGAACAAACCGTATTGAAGTGGGAAATCTTGATGGCTCTATGAGGAAAGTCTTGGTCTGGCAGAATCTGGACAGCCCACGGGCAATAGCCTTATACCATGAGATGGG GTATATGTACTGGACAGACTGGGGTGAGAATGCCAAGCTGGAACGCTCTGGGATGGATGGCTCAGGACGTGTCGTTTTGATCAGCAACAACCTGGGCTGGCCCAATGGACTGGCAGTGGATAAGGCTGGGtcccagctgctctgggctgatGCACACACTGAG CGTATTGAGGCTGCAGATCTCAATGGTGCTAACCGCCGCaccctgctgtccccagtgcAACACCCCTATGGCCTCACTTTGCTGGACTCTTACATCTATTGGACCGACTGGCAAACTCGCAGCATTCACAGGGCTGACAAGGACAGTGGTGCCAATGTCATCCTGGTGAGGGCAAACCTGCCTGGCCTTATGGACATTCAAGCTGTTGATAGAGCACGGCCCCTAG GCTTTAATAAATGTGGAGTTCGTAATGGTGGCTGCTCCCACCTTTGCTTGCCTCACCCCACTGGATTCTCCTGTGCCTGCCCCACTGGCATCCAGCTGAAGCGAGATGAGCAGACATGTGACTCTTCTCCAGAGACCTACCTACTTTTCTCTAGCCGTGCTTCCATTCGTCGTATCTCGCTGGATACCAGTGACCACACAGATGTGCACATCCCTGTCCCTGAGCTGAACAATGTCATTTCTCTGGATTATGACAGTGTGGATGGCAAGATTTACTACACAGATGTTTTTCTTGATGTCATCAG GCGGTCTGATCTCAATGGCAGCAACATGGAAACTGTTATTGGTCAGGGTCTGAAGACTACAGATGGTCTGGCAGTGGACTGGGTTGCTAGGAACCTCTACTGGACAGACACAGGACGCAATACTGTTGAAGTAGCTAGACTGGATGGGAGCTCCAGGAAAGTGCTGATCAACAACAGTCTGGATGAGCCCCGAGCCATTGCTGTCTTTCCCAAGAAGGG GTACCTCTTCTGGACAGATTGGGGTCACATTGCTAAAATTGAACGGGCAAACTTGGATGGCTCTGAACGTAAAATCCTGATCAACACTGACCTAGGATGGCCAAATGGCTTGACCTTGGATTATGACACCAGAAG GATATACTGGGTGGACGCGCATCTTGATCGCATAGAGAGTTGTGATCTCAATGGGAAGCTACGACAAGTGCTGGTCAGCCAGGTGTCACATCCCTTTGCTCTGACTCAG CAGGATAGGTGGATATATTGGACTGACTGGCAAACAAAATCTATACAGAGAGTGGACAAATACTCTGGGCGGAACAAAGAGACAGTCCTGGCCAATGTTGAGGGGCTGATGGATATCATTGTGGTTTCCCCTCAAAGACAGACAG gTACTAATGCTTGTGGAGTGAACAACGGAGGCTGCACTCACCTTTGCTTTGCCAGAGCTTCTGACTTTGTCTGTGCATGCCCAGATGAACCAGATGGGCGGCCCTGTTCTACTG TTCCTGGCGTGGTACCCTTTGGTCCTGAAATCACCAGTGAGAGAAGTCAGACACCACCTGGTAGAATAGGTACCTCAACAAGCAAGCCTCTTACATctctggaagaagaggaaggaaa CTGCTCGGACAAAGATGCTAGGCGCGGCTTGTGTACTCATGCCAACGAGGCAGTGTTGGCAACAATGG GTGAGGGACTGCATGTTAGCTACATCATTGGAGGCCTTCTCAGCATCTTGTTCATTTTGCTGCTTATTGCTTCTTTAATCATATATAG GCATAATAAATCCAAGTTCACGGACCCTGGCCTAGGGAACCTAACCTATAGTAACCCCTCGTATCGGACATCTACCCAGGAGGTGAAGATTGAAAGAATTCCCAAGCCAACAATGTACAACCAATTATGCTATAAAAAAGAG ACTGGTCCTGATCACAGCTACACCAAGGAGAAGATAAAGATTGTGGAAGGGATATGCCTTTTATCCAGTGATGATTCAGAGTGGGATGACCTTAAGCAAATTCGGAGCTCTCGAGGAGGGATCCTCCGGGACCATGTTTGCATGAAGACAGACACAGTCTCTATCCAGGCTAGTTCTGGTTCACTGGATGACACTGAAACTGAGCAGCTGCTACAGGAAGAACAATCTGAGTGCAGCAGTGTTAACACAGCAGCGGCCACTCCTGAACGGCGTGGCTCACTCCCAGACACAGGCTGGAAACACCAACGCAAGCCCTCCACGGAGAGCGAGGTCTAA